In the genome of Thermoanaerobacterales bacterium, the window GGGGGTTGCGCCCAGGGCGGCCTGCGTTTTTTCGATCTCCTCGACCTTGCTGCAGGCCCAAAGCTCGGATAGCCGCTCGAAGAGAGGTTCAAAGTCATAGCCCGTGGTCACACGATCCCGGTCATAATACTCCGTAAGGCCAAGGATGTCCTTGGCTGCGAGGCTGGCCAGGTCCCTTTCAACCTGCGACACGCCGCCGGCGACCAGATCTCCGAGCAATTCCTTGGACGGGTAATAGTTCCCCTCCTCGCTGTGCAGCCGGAAGAGGTGGATCAGCAGCAGAACTTCACTGTCGCTAAGACCCATTTTCTTGTAGAAGCAAAGGAGCATACTGGGTACGAAGGTAATACCCTGCAAGAAGAGATCGGTGGAAAAAGCCGCGGTGATATTCCCCCCGCGGTACTTGCGTACTGCCTGTCCGTTCTGGCTCGCCATAAACCCGCCTCCCCCTGACACCTATTCTAAGAGCGGGCC includes:
- a CDS encoding DnaD domain protein codes for the protein MASQNGQAVRKYRGGNITAAFSTDLFLQGITFVPSMLLCFYKKMGLSDSEVLLLIHLFRLHSEEGNYYPSKELLGDLVAGGVSQVERDLASLAAKDILGLTEYYDRDRVTTGYDFEPLFERLSELWACSKVEEIEKTQAALGATPRDEMVDREFGRLCEEFAREFGRPLSPIEVEQIEQWAASVPHALVREALRRAVLMGKHNFKYIDRILLEWTKNNLRTLDQVNEYESRFQKRQAHSRKNEGRSSPRNGDKGSLKSLYV